In Bacillota bacterium, the DNA window TGAGCTCTTGATTATCCAATTAAATACGACAGACAAAAACACAAGGCCACGAAATATAACCTTGTGTCGTTTTCTACTTTTTGAACAGATCGGAGTGTGTCCCGGTACGGGATGTTACCAAAAGGAGCGTCCCCCTGTCGATCTGATAGATTAGGAGCCAATCCGGGAGAATATGGTACTCCCGAAAGCCGGTATAATTCCCCATAAGCGCATGGTCGCGTTGCTTCTCCGCAAGCGGCTTCTCTTCCAAAAGTGTTTGCAAGACTTCTTTAAATAAATCCACCTGAAATATTCATGACACAATTTTAAAAACCTTATAAAGCAAGCACATCAAGGTTTTTTAAAAAAATCACAAATCACCCATTTAGTGAAGCTACAAATATAGAAAAAGAGCCCAAACTTTGGTA includes these proteins:
- a CDS encoding type II toxin-antitoxin system YafQ family toxin translates to MFQVDLFKEVLQTLLEEKPLAEKQRDHALMGNYTGFREYHILPDWLLIYQIDRGTLLLVTSRTGTHSDLFKK